The nucleotide sequence CAAAGTTTGTAATTCCTGCATGAAATGGTCAGATTTTTCTACCCATTAAAACTGGTCTTAGAAAGTCGGTTCTTCGGATTCAGTGAGAACatttaatgtgaaataaaatgaggtcagaggtcacggtcTGTAActcctgctgtttctctgtgcCGCCGCAGTCATTTACATGCTGGAGCCGGATGGACAGGCGTGGGCGCCATGAGTAACGGCGGCATGGTGGAGCCCGGGCAGGGCGTCAACGGGACGGTACTCGCCAACCAGGCCGGGATGAGCACCGCCGGCTACCACACCCACTGATCACAAGTAGCCGTCTCTCTCAAGCCTCCGAGGCCACGTGGATGATGCTCAGCTGGGGAAGGAGCGCATTAGATGTGCTCTGTCTGCcacctcacaaaaaaaaataaataaataaaaattactgTTAGTATAGCTGGTACGCCATTTTTCTCAATCCTAccagcaccaaaaaaaaaagaagaataaaaaagaaaaacccacaccCACTGCCCAAATCTGCAAGTGTAAAGAGAATTATCTACACTTTAACACTGTTAAAGCTAACGCTAATGCACCTTGCATTGCTGGGCCCATCCTATTGTTTGGTGTCATACCGGCCAAATGTAAATTAAACATCAAGTGTCAAGAGATTTCCAGCACAGCCACAGTTTAGTTGAAAAGGAAAATGTTCCTTGAGTTAAATCCATATAGAATCAACAGCTTGTGTTAATTTTTCAGCCCGTCAGAGCCAAAGAGCGAGGGCAGAATTTTATATCAATATTTAACAGTCGAACGAGGGAGAAGAGGCTGCGAGCTCCTCCGCAGAAAGCACCCGATCATGTCCACAGTATTCCAGTGCAGCCACGAAACGCATAGAGTAAAAGGgcgttcttttatttttttaagttttcgtCCCAGTTGAGGCCTCACTGTTGGTCTGTCCATCGGCTACTGAAGCTAAAAGCGAGTCCCAGCGAGCTCTCAGGGTGTTGTCGAGTCATTCTGTGAAATGTAGGGAATCACTGAGTcgtagaagaagaagtcagCAGGTTTGAAAGTggatacaacaaaaaaaacaggtgtCAGCTTCAGCGCTCCTTCGCTTCATCTCCCGGATCGGACCGAGCAGACGGAGAACAACTCTGGTggattagaaatatgtgtgtgctTACGTGTGTGCATGAACTGATGCTTTTACACACAAGACTATGTCCAGGTCATCTTCTTCCCCCCCCCTGAAACAGAAGGACTACGCCATctttttcgttttcttttttgctaCAAACATAATAGATAAagtgtcattttctttctttggtttTGAGCCATGTTAACAAGCGGACGTTGTATAAAGAAGCTTTTGCctttttgtgttctgttttggGACTATCTTATAAAAGAAATGTTGAAGTGACACCATCAATTGTGAGACattttatgtttgtttataAAACATTAAGTGGCTGTCAACtgtcaactttattttttaaattagaatATCTCAAACCAATTGCAGGGATTACTGCCACTCTTATCGTATGTATAGGCAGACAAATATTGCACAAATACTTAAGGTTATCTTTTCACACAATTTGAAATactagggtttttttttatgtttttgcattCCACTTTATTTGtgatttcatttggaagtctgTTTTATGTAAATAACCAAACGGTCTGTTCAATTGTACTGAATCTGTATAAAGACAACCTGTTAATTAAGGAAGCGTGCTTGCTCCTGGTTGGGTTTTGACAGTagcatctctctctccagtGCTGGTCCATGTACAGTAGAGACAGTGCAACAGTTCATTTTCATGCAGAAAGCTCTGAGGACACGCAGCATTGCTATGCAATGCAGAAACCTCCAGACTGACATTTCTTTCATGATTTAAGTTATTCAGTTTTAGGctgacacatttgttttttatagTCTGACAAACAAACAGTAACGGATCAGATTTTTGCACTGGGTCACCCATCATTTTGATATAATTTTAAAAGAATCCATTGTGTTGCCTTATCAGTGAGTTCCTTTTAATTTAACCAAAAATCATCTTGAGAGTAGGCAGTGCCTAAGAAGAATGTTTTCAGCCCATGTTTTTGGCAGGGGAGTTCTGTTGATGCTTCAGTAACATGATTTGTGGTTTTGCTTTGTCCCATTAAAATGCTGACGCTTAAAACGGATTCACATTTACACTGTTTACATGTTCTTTTAAACCAGTTAGTGTATAACAAGGATTTGCATATTTGTGTCGAAGTCAAGTTAAAATACATGAGTAGGACATTGTCCACTTTAGCTATAAACTCATGACAGAGCCGTTGGAAGTTGAAACCATTTTCCACTTTAAGTTTCTCAGTCAACACTGGCAAGTTACACACAATTTAGATAGTGCTGTCCTTTTGAAGATGGCAGATTTATTTTAGTTGTGCTCACTCAAAGCTCTTGGATACATCTTTGCTcatgttgaaatatttcaagttgAATCACCTCTAGAAAACATGCAAAGCAGGAAAAGTAGCTCGCACCTTATTTGTcaaactacagtaaataaaCGACGGTCACAGAACATGAAATATCCTTACATGGGTATAGGTATTGCTTGTGTTTGATTACTAAACTCTAGAGCTTGGTATCagacataaggcccatgggatAAAACCGGCCCACTGGAGGCCCCAGTCTGTCCCACcgaaccaccaagcaaatgaccaacatttcaaaaaaaacattgatttaaaaaacaaaacaccaagcTGAGATATTGGTGATGCTGTCAGGAGTGCTAGCTATTTACGTTGAGATTGTAGCCATTTTCAGGAGTAATTTTTTTGGTCTTATTAAAATACTGTCGATCTTGTCGgtgctgcaacaaagaaaaactttaacatTCAAAGTTTGCTATGGGACTGATTCACCAGTCTGTCTCTCTCAAGATGAAGTTGGGCTTTACGTggcccctgaattaaaatgGTTTTTGACAGCCCTGCCTTTGAATTATATATTTTACAACGTATAAATGTTTATTGTACGAGCAGTCGAGCCCGCCATTATTCAGAGgactacatttcccatgatACTTCGCGCAACGCGAGTCTGCCCTCCTCCTTTCACCCCCACGTGACGCAgcccagccaatcaggagcgtCGTTACAGGCGCAATGCGGCGGTCGGGATGTAAGGAGCAATGGCGACGGCCGAGCCGGAGCTGAGCTGGATGTGACCAAACAGGCGGACTGGAGGCAGTTTGAACGTTTCCTCTGGTAAATTcacatgagtgtgtgcgtgtgcgtgtgtgtgtgtgagagagagatggggggTTGTTCAGCACCACGCGATTAACGTGAAATGTATCTCAGGAGAAATGTCAGCACAGGTTAATGAACAGTGTCATTTCAATTAAAGTTTGTTATTCATCCATGTGTTCTGCCTCTGTCACCACTGTAGGTACTAACATGTAATTAGACCTCAATGTTCCCAAAAGACAAAGGAcctctttatttcctgtgtggTAGTTTTTCTGTGGTTAATTTGggtcatttatttttcttttcttgtgtcaGCTGATGTTATTTTCAGGCCTGTAATCCCTGAATGAGTCTAGGTAGTAGTTTTAAACCTCCTTCTGCTCTTTTACTGCCTCACTTTGTGCTTTAGGTGTatatgtttgcttgtttgtgaaCACTCTTCGTCATTATTTTGCGTTTTCATAGTTATCTGTTGTAACTTTTGACTTCTCTGTGCTCTCTTTTTTGTCTGATAAACATCTCTTTTTGGTTAGTGTGTGTTATCGTCTTTAGTCATAGTGAAAtctgcagtttttctgcatcatttGTTGTAACGTTTTGTCACTTTCTTTATTGTCGATATTAACTCTGCTGTTTACTGTCAGTTTGTTTTAGTTTCTGGGCTTTTTGTGATTATTGTTAGTCTCTTTAGGGTCACTGTGTGCCATTTCTTGTCTGTTTAGTTATTTATGTGTCTACTATTGTGATTCTGTCTGTAGCTGTTTTGTAAAGGCATCGTTCTCTCTTTGCAGTTTCTTTACTGCTACTCCCTCATTTTCTATCCAAATGTGTTATGTAATATAGCttttttgtcactgtttttttattatatatattaatttatgattattttgtctctagttattctgtttttcttaatttttttctgtgccCCTTACTGGTCCGATTATGTGCTCTGTTGCTtgattttccatttatttaaaatCATTTGCATCACTTTGTTGAATTGTGCCTCCTTTAATGTTGCTTTGTGCCTATATCGCATTAGACTAACTACCTTCAGATAttctgtttatttcctttttgtgttgttttttttttgtgtttatcatTCGGTGTCTGCCTCTATATTCAATTTGTCTTTCATTTGCTCCTTTTATGTGCTTTTCTAGGGATGGTTTAGTGTCCTCATACGGAAAATCATTTCATATCAATTTAGCTAACGTTTCTGATTaaatttttctcctctttcagacTTGAGCCTCCTCGTGCCCACATATTCTCTTGGTACCAGAATGGAAGCAGAAGTCACTGTGTCTTCCTCGTCGACCGTCGTTTCGCCCCCGGCTGCTCAGGTTTCGACCAATCCGTCCAACAACGTGTCTATGAAGCAGCGGGACGGCAGCAAAAagcccccctccaccacccccgCCTTCCTCTCCAACCTGGGCCGCGCCACCCTCCGGGGCATCCGCAAGTGTCCTCAGTGTGGCGTCTACAACGGAACCCGTGGCCTCAGCTGCAAGAACAAAGCTTGCGGCGTGTCGCTGCGAAATGCCTCATCGACGGGGCGGGGCGGCAAGAAGTGTGCAGTGGAGGCGGTGAAGGTGATAATAGACAGCGAGGAGCGCTGGGGGAAGGATCcggaggcgggtggaggtgatggaggaggaggagggatgctgGGGGGCGCCTCAGCTGGAGCTGCCCAGGTGTTCTCAGTGTGCCACAGAGGAAGGGGAGCCACGGCCACCCAGTGGGGCTTCGTGGAGCTCGTGCCCACCGACACGGCGATAGCCACCGGGGACGGCGCCACCCTGCTCACACGCATCAACCTGGGCCGCTGCTTCTTGTCCTCCTGcagacagggtcagaggtcaagccAGGGCGAGCCCGAGTCCTCCAAGCAGTCCTCCGAGAACCTCTGCGTCCACATCAAGCAGGCCATCGAGTGCAGGAGCCGCGCCACCCCGCTGACCTTGAAGAGCTCCGTGCTGGAGGGCCTGCAGGCCTCCATCCAAGCcaaggaggagctgtggaggcTGGCCACGGAGTCCCCGGGGCCCCTGGTGCAGCGGGTCTCCAAGGACACCCTGGTGGTGAAGTGCCACACGGAGTCGCAGCATCCTCTGGGCCTGCTGCACCTCACAGTCGGTGCCGGGGGGCTGTCGGCGGAGGGCTCGAAGAGCGTTTTTCACTGCGCCTGCCAGGCCAGCGCCAAGAGACTTAAACCCAGCGTGGAAGGAGGAGGCTCAcatgctgctcctcttccctctcctcctcctcctcctcctggctccatCACATCACAGCTTTGCCTTCATTTCTACGCCTGCGTGTGTGCCTTCGCAAGTGAcgagaagctgacggcagagttCGCAGCTTTCATCAGCCACACGTCCAGTGGTAAAGTAAACCAGTCACTCAAAACTTCAGGCGTGAAATGATGGGTTTACATCAAATAGACCAAATAATTTCAAATTTGAATATAAAACTAAATAGTGGTGAACATAGGATAAACTAGTCTTAGAGATAACCCTGAATACATACagagaatatttattttagtGTGCACAGAATGCATTTTGTAAACATCAAGGCTCAATGGCTTGTGTGAGCAATTAATCAAATGACGAGAAAAATGAAATCACcataaaataattttacaaaTTGATAAGTTTATTTGGTAAAGACACGGAAACTCCAACCAGTACTCAAgccaaacagaaataaaagcagaaatgtaTTGTTTGATGTAAATGTCTGctctttttaaagttaaaatatgTGATATTTGAGACATTTCTTattgaaaaatgaacaaaatctaAAAACTGTTAGCTGTAATAAATAAGAACACAAattcatttgcataataaaaatatttatatgTGAATGTGTCTTACGAAATTATGATGACTGGTGTTATCAATAATATTAATGAATCAAGCAGcaattaaatatacatatatagaaTAACAAtttataataaagaaacaagaaGTAATGCAAAGTTTAATTCCAGATCATCtcataaacaaaaaaaggcaaagtTTCCAACTGTTTCATCGATATTATGTTATTATTAACATCTcggtgtgttttttcctctcagacGTGCAGCAGAACTCCTCCAGTAGAACACTCGTGTCCGGTGAGAAGCCGCCGCAGCAGGTCGAACCGGTCAGCGCTCTTCAGAAAGCGAAGAAGCTTCGTCTGGAAAACTCCGTCTCCGGTACGACGTCCGTGTCAGTCTGAAGCCTCCACTGTCCTCGCTGCCTGTCGTCCCGACTGACCTATCGAACTttaacctctcctcctcttcctctggtcaGAGGAAAGCTTCTGGTGCTGCCGGGTCGAAGGTTTCAGcggctgtgccccccccccccccccccccccctgtcgtTTCATCTATCTGCTGTACTGTTAAAGAGACTTACATCCTCTGAGACATCTGTCTGCATCTTTATCATTCCTCCGTCTAATCCTGCTGCTGCGCTAATCCTGATccactgttcaaaaaaaaaaaaagaaaaaaagaacagagtgGCTCTGAAGCATATTTTAATTCATGGCTGAATCAGTGTTTGTTGGCGTTTTAATTACAGCAGATTACACGTTTTAAATGATCAGCGTTTGCTCTTCTTATCTGcatcttgtgtttttgtcaggGAGCGCTCAGGTTGTGGACGAGCGAGCCGTGACCATGAGCTTCCACCAGTGGCTGGCCGGCGTCACCGAGAGGATCCACCAGACCATGCACTACCAGTGTGACGGTAAACCGAGCGCCAGCTCCAGGCTCCGAACGTCAAGACCTTAAAAGATACATAAAGTCAcattaaagtttgttttcttttcggTTCTAACAGTCTTCTTATTAATGAATTTGAAGTTCCTGTTCAAACTTTTGTAGTTCCTTCATTTGGCCACATGAGGGCAGCTCAAacaaattattgtttttttcaattctcTACCAGTAAATGTCTATAAAACCTTATTAAATCTTTCAATGAACATCAGCAGAACCAATGAGCTTTTTTTAATAGCACTATTAATATGGAACAGTTCCGAATAAGTATTTTAATACATAAACTAACCTTTAAAATAATGTCTAAATTACACATACGTGAATAAAtgttatttgttttcatgatttctgAATTAATATTCTTGCACCTTCTAGTAATGTTTTAGCTGAAGTTGTTAATGATAAGTAAATACTGGAGTGCAGGATTGGATCAATAATGCGGAGTTACAGGTGTTTATGCTTTCATCTGatttctctgtgtttacagTAAGCggattgtttgtgtttgttttgtcctCTTCAGGTAAACCTCAGCCTCTGGTCTTCCACATCACCCTGGACTTCTTCAACGCGCTGCAGCAGCGTCTTTCGCTCGGATCGAAGAAGAGGAGACTCCCAAACATCACAACAGGTGAGATCTTAATAACATATGCTGGTCTGTGTTTAATCATTCGGAACACAGTCTGGAGATGAAAGCTTACtgcattttgatatttttggaTTTCATCAACTTTAATGCAAAtaaaccaaaaagaaaactgattttcagATGCCCGTGGCAGACTATTTACCTTAATAAATGAATGACGTGATGATTTATCACTAAACAATCTATAAAATGTgattatctctctctctgtgtgtggatTTCAGCATTAGTGAGGAACGACTGTCCCCCTCTGGGCCCGTTCTCTAAATACACCTGGCACATCACCAACATCCTTCATGTCAAGCGCATCTTCGACACTCCAGAGGTATAAAGCTCTTAATCACAAAAGTTCACTGCATCTCTTTATTGGACAGTAGAAATAACGTATCTGAAACTAAagcttttttgtgttttttgctttttgtttgctcACCAGTTGGCTCTGGAAATCACTCAGAGCTTTGTGAAAAACGCAGATGGATCGTATTCGCACTTCCGCTGCCCCGAGCCGCTGCCTGAGCCAGATTTACCGGAGGGATTCAAGACCGAGCGACCGCAGGCGATACGACCGATGGAGTTCCGCACCTTCCTCAAAGTTGGTGtgtaattgttattttttttttcatttgtcctGCAACTCCAAAAACCCCAGGAAGTAGGGAAATAgcttttgcaataaaaaaatcattctaaCACATCTATGCGGAGTCACAAATATTAAAgggttctgtttttgtttcctacAATGGGACTGACAGTTAAATGAGCAGGACCAAGAGAGACAGTAGCTTGACGACCAGAGTGAAAATGTCCTGCTGCGCTTTGCCGTCAGGTCCGAGCTCCGAGCAGAAGGAGGCCTGTCCCTTTGTGATCGAGTGGATCCCCGACGTCCTCCCTCGCTGCCACATGGGCGAGCTCAGGCTCAGCTTCGAGTTCGGCCACCAGCAGAGCGGCCAGCCGGAGAGCTTCGACAAGGCGGGCGCGGCGGAGAAGGGAAGCCGGAACAAGTCCGAGTGCGGCCAGTCCAAACTCTCCAAGGTGGCCGAGATGCTCCAGGTCGTAATGTGACGGCGTCCGCCGTCTCACACCATGTCACCTCCACTTTTACCCTTTTTATGAAGGTAATTATGCAAAACTATCGGTACTCAACTGCCATCAGTGTGTTTAGTCAGTAGAGGATTCAGTATTTATTCTCATAGCATTAAAAAGACGACATATATTTCTAAAAcaagaatttattttttaataaaaaaaagctgcttttagCATGTAAAATGAAGTCCGACATAATGAAATTAGTATTTCACTAAATCCATTTCTAATGTGTTTTGCTGAGATTTAGGAACACGAAACGCGTCAGATGGATAAAATGTCTCTTTACtggcaaaaaataaacatgtaacTGGAACATATGTGTTCATTTACTGTTTGATTTGCAGCttttcagcttctccagcatTTTAATCCAGGCTGAACTATTTCAAAAGTTAGATCATGTGTCCTTAGTTCATCCTGTAAACTGTCTTGATACCTGGAACCGATTCCAGTGTAACAAGACATAAaggctctcacacacactcacagacacacccacacactcacgaTCCTCAAACAAGTGATTTTGGACTCTGAGAGGAAAGCAGGTTCCCAGAGAAAACCGGTGCAATAGAGTGAAATAAAACCTGAGCGAAGCAGGAAAAGTAATGATGCAGTGTAACTGCAGTGTGTCTAAATGTGCTTCAGGTCTGatttcacagtttatttttctaACGATGTCTTCCTATTTGCTGaattttgctgtattttaagACTCCAGAGTTCTTCAGCAGCTTTTTGCGACTTTTCAAGTTTTTCCTTCTGTAACGTAATATGCTTaatattttaatcatttccctcaatacttttttccttttcaaagaAATATCGACACAAAAATTCTACAGTTTATTGTATTTACTGTAATGGAGACAAATTTAAATGATCAAATGATTTAATTGTGAAAACCATCAAACATGCAACAGCAGCTGTGGTCTGCAGTGAATTCTCGGGCATTTATGACAACAGTTGTGCTTTTTATCATCTGTTGATCCAAACAGTTAtattgtgtaaatgtgaaaaacatttccaGCGTTTGACCGTGaatcattacagaaacaaatgaGAGATAGAGGAGCTGTTAGGAAGCAAagtggggtttgggggggttTCGGGCTTATCATCCCTCCCTGTCAGTCCTCCTGTGTTATTCAGATTTCTACCAGCAGGTGGAACCTGAAGCCCGCCGCTTTGCTGTCAGAGCGTCTGCTCCACTCTGTGTTTGGAAAtgaactgacacacacaacaaagaGTTAGGTGGATGACTGCATCTCATGATTTGGCTCGATACGTTCCCTCCTCCCTTCTGGGCATCACAAAGCGGCGATTACACACTCGCCGCGTGATATATCGCTGGAAACATCACACATGCTCGACAAAATGTGCCCAAATGCTCATGAATTAATTAAGATTGCAAGTAAAAACCGGGGGAACGTGACGCCAAGTTGCTCAGA is from Salarias fasciatus chromosome 7 unlocalized genomic scaffold, fSalaFa1.1 super_scaffold_4, whole genome shotgun sequence and encodes:
- the c7h2orf42 gene encoding uncharacterized protein C2orf42 homolog, translated to MEAEVTVSSSSTVVSPPAAQVSTNPSNNVSMKQRDGSKKPPSTTPAFLSNLGRATLRGIRKCPQCGVYNGTRGLSCKNKACGVSLRNASSTGRGGKKCAVEAVKVIIDSEERWGKDPEAGGGDGGGGGMLGGASAGAAQVFSVCHRGRGATATQWGFVELVPTDTAIATGDGATLLTRINLGRCFLSSCRQGQRSSQGEPESSKQSSENLCVHIKQAIECRSRATPLTLKSSVLEGLQASIQAKEELWRLATESPGPLVQRVSKDTLVVKCHTESQHPLGLLHLTVGAGGLSAEGSKSVFHCACQASAKRLKPSVEGGGSHAAPLPSPPPPPPGSITSQLCLHFYACVCAFASDEKLTAEFAAFISHTSSDVQQNSSSRTLVSGEKPPQQVEPVSALQKAKKLRLENSVSGSAQVVDERAVTMSFHQWLAGVTERIHQTMHYQCDGKPQPLVFHITLDFFNALQQRLSLGSKKRRLPNITTALVRNDCPPLGPFSKYTWHITNILHVKRIFDTPELALEITQSFVKNADGSYSHFRCPEPLPEPDLPEGFKTERPQAIRPMEFRTFLKVGPSSEQKEACPFVIEWIPDVLPRCHMGELRLSFEFGHQQSGQPESFDKAGAAEKGSRNKSECGQSKLSKVAEMLQVVM